From a single Larus michahellis chromosome 18, bLarMic1.1, whole genome shotgun sequence genomic region:
- the ZNF652 gene encoding zinc finger protein 652, whose amino-acid sequence MSQTANSCQQLVENCAAHVAGMAQEDSRRGQVPPTFYHGASQELDLSTKVYKRESGSPYSVLVDSKMSKPHLHEREEQPYFRENRSVGEVRAVKEDRENSDDSEEEEEEEDEVTYKREQIIVEVNLNNQTLNVSKGEKGVPSQSKETAVLKTSSEEEEGDSGEEATEDSNDYEENERQKKKEKRVEKVSVAQRRTRRAASAAAATTSPPPRTTRGRRKSVEPPKRKKKAAKEPKAPVQKSKCEEKETLTCEKCPRVFNTRWYLEKHMNVTHRRMQICDKCGKKFVLESELSLHQQTDCEKNIQCVSCNKSFKKLWSLHEHIKIVHGYAEKKFSCEICEKKFYTMAHVRKHMVAHTKDMPFTCETCGKSFKRSMSLKVHSLQHSGEKPFRCENCDERFQYKYQLRSHMSIHIGHKQFMCQWCGKDFNMKQYFDEHMKTHTGEKPFICEICGKSFTSRPNMKRHRRTHTGEKPYPCDVCGQRFRFSNMLKAHKEKCFRVTSPANVSTAVQIPLSTTSPATTVPAVVNTPTTPTPPINLNPVSTLPPRPIPHPYSHLHLHPHPHHPHHLPIPPVPHLPPPPALFKSEPLNHRGQSEDNFLRHLAEKNSSAQHH is encoded by the exons ATGAGTCAAACAGCCAATTCTTGCCAACAGTTGGTTGAAAACTGTGCCGCGCATGTAGCAGGGATGGCGCAAGAGGACAGTCGCCGTGGTCAAGTGCCACCTACGTTCTATCATGGTGCCAGCCAGGAACTTGATCTGTCCACCAAAGTATACAAGAGAGAGTCAGGAAGTCCTTACTCTGTGTTGGTGGACAGCAAAATGAGTAAACCACATCTCCATGAAAGAGAGGAGCAGCCATATTTCAGGGAGAACAGATCGGTAGGAGAGGTCCGGGCTGTGAAAGAAGATAGAGAAAACTCTGACGactctgaggaggaagaagaggaggaagatgaagtgACTTACAAAAGGGAGCAGATTATAGTAGAGGTAAACCTTAACAACCAAACATTAAATGTGTCAAAAGGGGAGAAGggtgtcccctcccagtccaAAGAGACTGCTGTTCTTAAGACcagcagtgaggaagaggagggtgacaGTGGGGAAGAGGCCACTGAAGACAGTAATGATTATGAGGAAAatgagaggcagaagaaaaaagagaaaagagtggaaaaagtTAGTGTTGCACAAAGGAGAACAAGGAGAGCTgcatctgctgcagcagccacaaCTTCCCCACCACCCAGAACTACAAGGGGTCGTAGAAAGAGTGTGGAGCCCCCCAAGCGTAAGAAGAAAGCTGCAAAGGAGCCCAAGGCACCTGTGCAGAAATCAAAGTGTGAAGAGAAGGAGACTTTAACCTGTGAGAAGTGCCCCAGGGTGTTTAACACACGCTGGTACCTGGAGAAGCACATGAACGTCACTCACAGGCGCATGCAGATCTGCGACAAATGTGGGAAGAAATTTGTTCTAGAAAGTGAGCTGTCCCTTCACCAGCAAACagactgtgaaaaaaatatcCAG TGCGTTTCCTGTAATAAATCATTCAAGAAGCTCTGGTCCCTCCATGAACATATCAAGATTGTCCACGGATATGCAGAAAAGAAATTCTCTTGTGAGATTTGCGAAAAAAAGTTCTACACCATGGCCCACGTGCGGAAACATATGGTTG CACACACGAAGGACATGCCATTTACATGTGAAACCTGTGGAAAATCATTCAAACGCAGTATGTCTCTCAAAGTACATTCCCTACAGCATTCTGGAGAGAAGCCTTTCAGATGTGAG aacTGCGATGAGAGGTTTCAGTACAAGTACCAGCTGCGTTCCCACATGAGCATCCACATTGGGCACAAGCAGTTCATGTGCCAGTGGTGTGGCAAAGACTTCAACATGAAACAGTACTTTGATGAGCACATGAAAACACACACTG GAGAGAAGCCCTTTATCTGTGAAATCTGTGGGAAGAGCTTCACCAGCCGCCCAAACATGAAGAGGCATCGCAGAACTCACACAGGGGAGAAGCCCTACCCATGTGATGTGTGCGGCCAGCGATTTCGCTTCTCCAACATGCTCAAGGCACACAAGGAGAAGTGCTTCCGTGTTACCAGCCCCGCCAACGTGTCAACTGCTGTCCAGATCCCACTGTCCACGACTTCTCCTGCCACCACAGTCCCTGCCGTAGTGAACACACCCACCACCCCAACTCCACCTATCAACCTGAACCCCGTGAGCACGCTTCCTCCACGCCCCATTCCCCACCCGTATTCCCACCTTCACCTACACCCTCATCCTCACCATCCGCACCATCTCCCCATCCCCCCGGTTCCTCATTTACCCCCTCCTCCGGCTCTTTTTAAGAGTGAGCCTTTAAATCACAGAGGCCAGAGTGAGGACAACTTTCTGCGACACCtggcagaaaaaaacagttcagcACAGCACCACTAA